Part of the Cohnella candidum genome, TGGCATTTCAACCGAATACATCACTCTCGGTCAGCTGCTCAAGCTGGCCGATTGCATCAGTACGGGCGGGGAAGCGAAGTTTTTTCTGCAGGAAACGAAGGTGCTCGTGAACGGGGAACCGGATAACCGGCGGGGGCGCAAGCTCGTGCCGGGGGATACCGTCGAGGTGGAGGGCTGCGGCTCTTTTACCGTGACCACCCGCTGATACGAGCGAAAGGAAGCCGTCCATGCAATTGAAATCGATCGAGCTTCACGGGTACCGCAATTATGACTCTCTGCAGCTGTCGATCGGCTCGGGAGTCAATATTTTTATCGGGCCGAACGCGCAGGGCAAGACGAATCTGCTCGAAGCGATTCATGTCCTTGCGCTGACCAAGTCGCACCGGACCTCCAAAGACCGCGAGCTGATCGGTTGGAACGCTTCGCAAGCCCGAATCCGCGCGGAATTGGAACGCCGGTACGGCAACGTGACGCTGGAGCTGCAAATTTCGGCGCAAGGCAAGAAAGCGAAGCTGAACGGACTCGAACAGCGCAAGCTGAGCGGTTTCGTCGGCTCGCTTAACGTCGTGCTGTTCGCGCCGGAGGATCTGGATATCGTCAAGGGGGCGCCGGGCGTACGCCGCCGGTTCATGGACATGGAAATCGGCCAGGTCCATCCCGGCTATCTTTACGATTTGCAGCAATACCAGAAGGTGCTCCAGCAACGGAACAACTATTTGAAGGCGACGGACTCCTCGAAGGCTTCGCCCGAGCTGCTTGAGGTATGGAACGAACAGCTTGCTTCATACGGTGTTAAAATGATGCAAAAAAGGAAAAACTTTATACACCACCTTCAAAAATGGGCCGAGAAAATCCATGAAGGCATCACGGCGGGGAGCGAGCATTTGGAGGTCGTATATAAACCTTCTTTCGCCGCAGAAGCCGCCGGCGAGTCCCAAGATGATTCTTCTTTATTCCAGCAATTTATGATAAAGTTAACACAGGGAAGAGAGCAGGAATTCCGCCGCGGCATGACGATGACAGGCCCGCATCGGGACGATTTGACGTTCACCATCAATGGCAAGGACGTCCAGTCTTTCGGTTCCCAGGGTCAGCAGCGGACGGCAGCGTTGTCGCTGAAGCTCGCCGAGCTCGAGCTCATGAGAGAGGAGATCGGGGAGTATCCGATCCTTCTGCTGGATGACGTATTATCGGAGTTGGACCAGACGCGGCAGACACAGCTCATCGAAACGTTCCAAAGCCGGGTGCAGACCTTCATCACCACGACCGGATTGGAAAGCGTGAACATGAGCCGTCTTCGGGATGCCGCCGTTTTTCATGTTCGAAACGGCGCACTGATGCAGTAGACCGCATTCCTCGCGCTGCGGCCGTCTAACGAGGCGGTTTGCCAGGGGATGGAAGGGGGAGGCTCGTGTACATTCATCTCGGCGGCGAGAAGATCATTCGAACGTCGCAAGTCGTGGCCATTTTTGACATATCGATCGAGCAATCTTCCAAGCTGTCGCGGCAGTTCGTCGCCCAGGCTCAGAAGAATCGCGGGGTGGAGACGATCGGAGAGGAAGAACCGAAGTCCATCGTCGTTACCGAAGAACGCGTATATTATTCGCCGATTTCCACGTCCACGTTGAAGAAAAGAGCTCGTTATCTGGACGGCTAACATCCGGGTTTCGCCCGGAACAGGCAACATCTCGGCAATGCTAAGAAGGCGGTGGAGGGTTTGTCCGTGAATTCGCAACAGAATACGTATGACGAGAGTCAGATTCAGGTATTGGAAGGCTTGGAGGCCGTACGCAAACGCCCCGGCATGTATATCGGTTCCACGAGCTCCCGCGGGCTTCACCATCTCGTATGGGAAGTCGTCGACAACAGTATCGACGAAGCCTTGGCGGGTTATTGCGATAAAATCGACGTCCTCATCCATGAAGACAACAGCGTGACGGTCATCGATAACGGCCGGGGCATCCCGGTCGGCGAACATCCAAAAATGAAACGTCCGACGCTCGAAGTCGTCCTTACGGTGTTGCACGCGGGCGGCAAGTTCGGCGGCGAAGGCTATAAAGTGTCCGGCGGTCTCCATGGCGTCGGCGTATCCGTCGTGAACGCTCTCTCCGAGCAAGTCATCGTTACGGTCAAGCGCGGCGGAGAGATTCACCAGCAAGAA contains:
- the yaaA gene encoding S4 domain-containing protein YaaA — encoded protein: MKKIGISTEYITLGQLLKLADCISTGGEAKFFLQETKVLVNGEPDNRRGRKLVPGDTVEVEGCGSFTVTTR
- the recF gene encoding DNA replication/repair protein RecF (All proteins in this family for which functions are known are DNA-binding proteins that assist the filamentation of RecA onto DNA for the initiation of recombination or recombinational repair.), which codes for MQLKSIELHGYRNYDSLQLSIGSGVNIFIGPNAQGKTNLLEAIHVLALTKSHRTSKDRELIGWNASQARIRAELERRYGNVTLELQISAQGKKAKLNGLEQRKLSGFVGSLNVVLFAPEDLDIVKGAPGVRRRFMDMEIGQVHPGYLYDLQQYQKVLQQRNNYLKATDSSKASPELLEVWNEQLASYGVKMMQKRKNFIHHLQKWAEKIHEGITAGSEHLEVVYKPSFAAEAAGESQDDSSLFQQFMIKLTQGREQEFRRGMTMTGPHRDDLTFTINGKDVQSFGSQGQQRTAALSLKLAELELMREEIGEYPILLLDDVLSELDQTRQTQLIETFQSRVQTFITTTGLESVNMSRLRDAAVFHVRNGALMQ
- the remB gene encoding extracellular matrix regulator RemB, which translates into the protein MYIHLGGEKIIRTSQVVAIFDISIEQSSKLSRQFVAQAQKNRGVETIGEEEPKSIVVTEERVYYSPISTSTLKKRARYLDG